The Engystomops pustulosus chromosome 4, aEngPut4.maternal, whole genome shotgun sequence genome contains a region encoding:
- the LOC140126655 gene encoding uncharacterized protein isoform X1 produces the protein MVTRVVMCCGGDPHGDKLTGRTRVQVLSRRALEPEAKRTWIKSYNDGLGPSPAFYNLAAAAQDGPGDLMPESPEPCWIVRSENFLPLDPAPEYSTGKQPLDLDCIITDNLTGRTHVQVLTRRALEPEAEHAWINSYEDGPGPSPALYNLAAATDDGPEELMPESPEPCWIVRSDEPERRSSGSPWRQRLRSLFCMCRESVEVTPFTPALNRPSTKDFGCQVTEEELSLGPKVTLIHVKPMDHSFMVDASTQVNEDEF, from the exons ATGGTCACCAGAGTAGTCATGTGCTGCGGAGGAGACCCTCATGGG GATAAACTTACTGGGCGCACCCGTGTCCAAGTCCTGTCCCGCAGGGCACTGGAGCCGGAGGCTAAGCGCACATGGATCAAATCCTACAACGACGgg CTAGGTCCTTCTCCAGCCTTCTATAATTtggctgctgctgcacaggatGGACCAGGAGACCTGATGCCGGAGTCACCTGAGCCCTGCTGGATTGTTAGATCG GAGAATTTCCTACCCCTGGATCCGGCTCCTGAGTATAGTACAGGAAAACAGCCGCTGGACTTGGACTGCATCATCACG GATAATCTTACTGGGCGCACCCATGTCCAAGTTCTGACCCGCAGGGCACTGGAGCCGGAGGCTGAACACGCATGGATTAATTCATACGAGGACGgg ccaggtccttctcctgccttgtataatttggctgctgctactgatgatgGACCAGAAGAGCTGATGCCGGAGTCACCTGAGCCCTGCTGGATTGTGAGATCG GATGAACCAGAAAGAAGATCATCTGGATCACCATGGAGACAAAGACTGAGGAGCCTCTTCTGCATG TGCCGGGAATCAGTGGAGGTGACTCCTTTCACGCCAGCTCTCAACAGACCGAGCACCAAGGACTTTGGATGCCAAGTGACAGAGGAAGAGCTCAGCCTTGGGCCAAAAGTCACCTTGATCCACGTGAAACCCATGGACCATTCCTTTATGGTTGACGCTTCAACCCAGGTCAATGAGGATGAGTTTTGA
- the LOC140126655 gene encoding uncharacterized protein isoform X2, producing MMERFFDKLTGRTRVQVLSRRALEPEAKRTWIKSYNDGLGPSPAFYNLAAAAQDGPGDLMPESPEPCWIVRSENFLPLDPAPEYSTGKQPLDLDCIITDNLTGRTHVQVLTRRALEPEAEHAWINSYEDGPGPSPALYNLAAATDDGPEELMPESPEPCWIVRSDEPERRSSGSPWRQRLRSLFCMCRESVEVTPFTPALNRPSTKDFGCQVTEEELSLGPKVTLIHVKPMDHSFMVDASTQVNEDEF from the exons ATGATGGAAAGATTTTTT GATAAACTTACTGGGCGCACCCGTGTCCAAGTCCTGTCCCGCAGGGCACTGGAGCCGGAGGCTAAGCGCACATGGATCAAATCCTACAACGACGgg CTAGGTCCTTCTCCAGCCTTCTATAATTtggctgctgctgcacaggatGGACCAGGAGACCTGATGCCGGAGTCACCTGAGCCCTGCTGGATTGTTAGATCG GAGAATTTCCTACCCCTGGATCCGGCTCCTGAGTATAGTACAGGAAAACAGCCGCTGGACTTGGACTGCATCATCACG GATAATCTTACTGGGCGCACCCATGTCCAAGTTCTGACCCGCAGGGCACTGGAGCCGGAGGCTGAACACGCATGGATTAATTCATACGAGGACGgg ccaggtccttctcctgccttgtataatttggctgctgctactgatgatgGACCAGAAGAGCTGATGCCGGAGTCACCTGAGCCCTGCTGGATTGTGAGATCG GATGAACCAGAAAGAAGATCATCTGGATCACCATGGAGACAAAGACTGAGGAGCCTCTTCTGCATG TGCCGGGAATCAGTGGAGGTGACTCCTTTCACGCCAGCTCTCAACAGACCGAGCACCAAGGACTTTGGATGCCAAGTGACAGAGGAAGAGCTCAGCCTTGGGCCAAAAGTCACCTTGATCCACGTGAAACCCATGGACCATTCCTTTATGGTTGACGCTTCAACCCAGGTCAATGAGGATGAGTTTTGA